One stretch of Serinicoccus hydrothermalis DNA includes these proteins:
- the lipB gene encoding lipoyl(octanoyl) transferase LipB — protein MRFEHLGSAADAQGLVDYEQAWAHQREVHAQVVSGALPDTVLLLEHAAVYTAGKRTEAHERPLDGTPVVDVDRGGKITWHGPGQLVGYPIVRLPSPVDVVAHVRRLEDMMIGVCRDLGVDSTRVEGRSGVWLPADDGRPERKIGAIGIRVSQDVTMHGFALNCDCDLGWADTIIPCGIADAGVTSLSAELGRQVTVAEVLPLAQRHLARVLEPGTAPTSGHAATPAGART, from the coding sequence ATGCGTTTCGAGCACCTCGGCTCCGCCGCCGACGCCCAGGGCCTCGTCGACTACGAGCAGGCCTGGGCGCACCAGCGCGAGGTGCACGCCCAGGTCGTCTCTGGTGCCCTGCCGGACACGGTGCTCCTGCTGGAGCACGCGGCGGTCTACACCGCGGGCAAGCGCACCGAGGCCCACGAGCGCCCGCTTGACGGCACGCCGGTCGTCGACGTCGACCGCGGCGGCAAGATCACCTGGCACGGACCCGGCCAGCTCGTCGGCTACCCCATCGTGCGCCTGCCCTCCCCGGTCGACGTGGTCGCCCACGTGCGCCGGCTGGAGGACATGATGATCGGGGTGTGCCGCGACCTCGGGGTCGACAGCACCCGGGTCGAGGGGCGCTCCGGGGTCTGGCTCCCCGCCGACGACGGGCGCCCCGAGCGCAAGATCGGGGCCATCGGGATCCGCGTGAGCCAGGACGTCACCATGCACGGCTTCGCGCTCAACTGCGACTGCGACCTCGGCTGGGCCGACACCATCATCCCGTGCGGGATCGCCGACGCCGGGGTGACCTCGCTGAGCGCCGAGCTGGGCCGGCAGGTCACCGTCGCCGAGGTGCTTCCGCTGGCGCAGCGGCACCTGGCCCGGGTGCTCGAGCCGGGCACCGCGCCGACTTCCGGACACGCTGCAACACCTGCGGGCGCGCGCACATAA
- a CDS encoding ABC transporter ATP-binding protein has protein sequence MSVSHAGPVTEGPAVTTRGLRKTYRTVRGRRVAVHGLDMDVPAGGVHGFLGPNGSGKTTTIRMLLGLVRPDRGDVQIFGTPVPKRLPEVIDRVGAIVESPKFFPTFTGARNLALLAQAIGTPQERVGEVLDEVGLGTRGKDTFRSYSLGMKQRLAIAATLLKSPDLLIFDEPTNGLDPAGIHEIRQTMRRLADQGRTVLVSSHILSEVEQIADTVTIIGRGRVLAQGSVAGLIGGGGESVEVGVSHPGAAARVLRDAGFTVDWRALPQGEDAAEALARADRAEESGLLTVTGAQPAEITRLLAGQGLWVERLVPSRRGLEQIFLELTGDDALPSTLGEQEGAA, from the coding sequence GTGAGCGTCTCGCACGCCGGCCCCGTCACGGAGGGCCCCGCGGTGACGACCCGCGGGCTGCGCAAGACCTACCGCACGGTGCGGGGGCGGCGGGTCGCGGTCCACGGGCTCGACATGGACGTCCCGGCCGGCGGGGTGCACGGCTTCCTCGGGCCCAACGGCTCGGGCAAGACCACGACCATCCGGATGCTGCTCGGGCTGGTGCGCCCCGACCGCGGCGACGTCCAGATCTTCGGCACCCCGGTCCCCAAGCGGCTGCCCGAGGTCATCGACCGGGTCGGGGCGATCGTCGAGTCCCCGAAGTTCTTCCCCACCTTCACCGGGGCACGCAACCTCGCGCTGCTGGCCCAGGCCATCGGCACCCCGCAGGAGCGGGTGGGCGAGGTGCTCGACGAGGTCGGGCTCGGCACCCGCGGCAAGGACACCTTCCGGTCCTACTCCCTCGGCATGAAGCAGCGGCTGGCCATCGCGGCCACCCTGCTCAAGTCACCGGACCTGCTCATCTTCGACGAGCCGACCAACGGGCTGGACCCGGCCGGCATCCACGAGATCCGGCAGACCATGCGCCGGCTCGCCGACCAGGGCCGCACCGTGCTCGTGAGCAGCCACATCCTCTCCGAGGTGGAGCAGATCGCCGACACCGTCACGATCATCGGCCGCGGCCGGGTGCTGGCCCAGGGCTCGGTCGCCGGGCTCATCGGCGGGGGCGGGGAGAGCGTCGAGGTCGGCGTGAGCCACCCCGGCGCGGCCGCCCGGGTGCTCCGCGACGCCGGCTTCACCGTCGACTGGCGCGCGCTGCCGCAGGGCGAGGACGCCGCTGAGGCCCTGGCCCGCGCCGACCGCGCGGAGGAGTCCGGGCTGCTCACGGTCACCGGCGCCCAGCCCGCGGAGATCACCCGGCTGCTCGCCGGCCAGGGGCTGTGGGTGGAGCGGCTCGTGCCCAGCCGCCGCGGGCTGGAGCAGATCTTCCTCGAGCTCACCGGGGACGACGCGCTGCCGAGCACCCTGGGCGAGCAGGAGGGGGCGGCCTGA
- a CDS encoding ABC transporter permease subunit, with translation MRLTTVELRRLLWRRIPALAVLAALVISLVALIGVHGQARQIAQAKAGADASLQAAIEDWEENGETYLQECIQEQEEERRLSGDAGIDFGCDDIRPPTAEEWYGELPPVGEQYTQLLGIAVYPLLLLALAVGSTGVAAEFSHRTMGSFLTFVPRRVPVFTSKVVAAALISIPVVGVCLVALVLGVPAVYRLTGNDPSILADGILPSFWMSLRILGLGLAAGALGAGAAFLLRHSGLVIGLLVGYLMVVEGVLGNLLPGIARFSIGRNVGAVVQDGTEWVTYVDCEDANGCREVVHQLSLEHGVVTLSVIVALVLALGLIRFVRSDVD, from the coding sequence ATGCGGCTCACGACCGTCGAGCTGCGCCGGCTGCTGTGGCGCCGCATCCCCGCGCTGGCGGTCCTCGCCGCGCTCGTCATCTCCCTGGTCGCGCTCATCGGGGTGCACGGCCAGGCCCGGCAGATCGCGCAGGCCAAGGCCGGGGCGGACGCGTCGCTGCAGGCCGCGATCGAGGACTGGGAGGAGAACGGCGAGACCTACCTGCAGGAGTGCATCCAGGAGCAGGAGGAGGAACGCCGCCTGTCCGGGGACGCCGGCATCGACTTCGGCTGCGACGACATCCGCCCCCCGACGGCCGAGGAGTGGTACGGCGAGCTGCCGCCCGTCGGCGAGCAGTACACCCAGCTGCTCGGGATCGCGGTCTACCCGCTGCTGCTCCTCGCGCTGGCCGTCGGCTCCACGGGGGTCGCCGCGGAGTTCAGCCATCGCACGATGGGCTCCTTCCTCACCTTCGTCCCCCGCCGTGTGCCCGTCTTCACCTCCAAGGTCGTCGCCGCGGCGCTCATCTCGATCCCCGTCGTGGGGGTATGCCTCGTCGCGCTCGTCCTCGGCGTCCCCGCCGTCTACCGGCTCACCGGCAACGACCCGAGCATCCTGGCCGACGGGATCCTGCCCTCCTTCTGGATGTCGCTGCGCATCCTGGGGCTCGGCCTGGCGGCCGGGGCGCTCGGAGCGGGCGCCGCCTTCCTGCTGCGGCACAGCGGCCTGGTCATCGGGCTCCTCGTCGGCTACCTCATGGTGGTCGAGGGCGTGCTCGGCAACCTGCTGCCGGGCATCGCCCGCTTCTCGATCGGCCGCAACGTCGGGGCCGTCGTGCAGGACGGCACCGAGTGGGTCACCTACGTCGACTGCGAGGACGCCAACGGCTGCCGCGAGGTCGTGCACCAGCTGAGCCTCGAGCACGGCGTGGTGACGCTGTCGGTGATCGTGGCGCTCGTCCTGGCGCTGGGCCTGATCCGCTTCGTCCGCTCCGACGTGGACTGA
- the lipA gene encoding lipoyl synthase, whose protein sequence is MTVAPEGRRLLRVEARNAETPIERKPEWIRTTAKMGPEYQELHSMVKKGGLHTVCQEAGCPNIFECWEDREATFLIGGDICTRRCDFCDIATGRPLPLDKEEPRKVAESIRTMELRYATITGVARDDQKDGAAWLYAEVIQKVHELNPNTGVEILPPDFGAVPELVQQVFDARPEVFAHNLETVPRIFKKIRPAFTYDKSLRVLSMARDNELVTKSNLILGMGETEEEIDQAMQDLHDAGCDILTITQYLRPSKLHHPIDRWVKPQEFVHWSERAEEIGFKGVMAGPLVRSSYRAGKLYAQAMRRWGREVPEHLSHLRQQAEADVPARQEAASLVAAAERRLAPVAAHVS, encoded by the coding sequence GTGACCGTCGCACCGGAGGGTCGTCGTCTGCTGCGCGTCGAGGCGCGCAACGCCGAGACGCCGATCGAGCGCAAGCCGGAGTGGATCCGTACCACCGCCAAGATGGGGCCGGAGTACCAGGAGCTGCACTCCATGGTGAAGAAGGGCGGGCTGCACACGGTCTGCCAGGAGGCGGGCTGTCCCAACATCTTCGAGTGCTGGGAGGACCGCGAGGCGACCTTCCTCATCGGCGGCGACATCTGCACCCGCCGCTGCGACTTCTGCGACATCGCCACCGGCCGCCCGCTCCCCCTGGACAAGGAGGAGCCGCGCAAGGTCGCCGAGTCCATCCGCACGATGGAGCTGCGCTACGCCACCATCACCGGCGTCGCCCGCGACGACCAGAAGGACGGCGCGGCCTGGCTCTACGCCGAGGTCATCCAGAAGGTGCACGAGCTCAACCCCAACACCGGCGTGGAGATCCTGCCCCCGGACTTCGGCGCCGTGCCCGAGCTGGTCCAGCAGGTCTTCGACGCGCGGCCCGAGGTCTTCGCGCACAACCTGGAGACGGTCCCGCGCATCTTCAAGAAGATCCGCCCGGCCTTCACCTACGACAAGTCGCTGCGGGTGCTCTCCATGGCCCGCGACAACGAGCTCGTGACCAAGTCCAACCTCATCCTCGGCATGGGCGAGACCGAGGAGGAGATCGACCAGGCGATGCAGGACCTGCACGACGCGGGCTGCGACATCCTCACGATCACGCAGTACCTCCGTCCCTCCAAGCTGCACCACCCCATCGACCGGTGGGTCAAGCCGCAGGAGTTCGTGCACTGGTCCGAGCGGGCCGAGGAGATCGGCTTCAAGGGCGTCATGGCCGGGCCTCTCGTGCGCAGCTCCTACCGCGCCGGCAAGCTGTATGCCCAGGCCATGCGTCGGTGGGGCCGCGAGGTGCCCGAGCACCTGTCCCACCTGCGGCAGCAGGCGGAGGCCGACGTCCCCGCACGGCAGGAGGCGGCCTCCCTCGTGGCAGCGGCGGAGCGCAGGCTGGCCCCGGTGGCCGCCCACGTATCCTGA
- a CDS encoding DUF4191 domain-containing protein, which yields MSSASTQPEPKKRRFGRNRKPKDPNNPGRIAQVRQVFSMTRKADPAAVWWMVFAALAVLVVALLVGLWLDQVVYLLILGVPLALLAAVIILGRRAERAAFTQIEGQPGASAAVLQQLRRGWYYDQEPVAAEAGGQVRGMRDLNNAAMVFRAVGRPGVVLISEGPRGSAQRLAKAEERKVARVVGAEVPVHTINVGTADGQVPLRRVVKTIKGYDKALTNDEALVVQQRMKALGNRNKPAIPAGMDPTRPPRASRRALRGR from the coding sequence ATGTCGAGCGCCTCCACCCAGCCGGAGCCGAAGAAGCGTCGCTTCGGCCGCAACCGCAAGCCCAAGGACCCCAACAACCCGGGTCGCATCGCGCAGGTCCGACAGGTCTTCTCCATGACCCGCAAGGCCGACCCGGCGGCCGTGTGGTGGATGGTCTTCGCCGCGCTCGCGGTGCTCGTCGTGGCGCTGCTCGTCGGCCTCTGGCTGGACCAGGTCGTCTACCTGCTCATCCTCGGCGTCCCGCTCGCCCTGCTCGCGGCGGTCATCATCCTGGGACGGCGCGCCGAGCGCGCGGCCTTCACCCAGATCGAGGGCCAGCCGGGAGCGTCCGCGGCGGTGCTGCAGCAGCTGCGCCGCGGGTGGTACTACGACCAGGAGCCGGTCGCCGCCGAGGCCGGTGGCCAGGTCCGGGGTATGCGCGACCTCAACAACGCCGCGATGGTCTTCCGCGCCGTGGGTCGCCCCGGCGTCGTGCTCATCTCCGAGGGTCCGCGCGGCTCCGCGCAGCGGCTGGCCAAGGCCGAGGAGCGCAAGGTCGCCCGGGTCGTCGGCGCCGAGGTGCCCGTGCACACGATCAACGTCGGCACCGCCGACGGGCAGGTCCCGCTGCGCCGGGTCGTCAAGACCATCAAGGGCTATGACAAGGCGCTGACCAACGACGAGGCCCTCGTGGTGCAGCAGCGGATGAAGGCGCTGGGCAACCGCAACAAGCCGGCCATCCCGGCGGGCATGGACCCGACCCGGCCGCCGCGGGCGAGCCGCCGGGCGTTGCGCGGCCGCTGA
- the glnA gene encoding type I glutamate--ammonia ligase, with the protein MFSNADEVLAYIKDEDVKFIDVRFCDLPGVMQHFNVPAAGFDQDAFDTGQMFDGSSIRGFKSIHESDMKLIPDPQTAYVDPFRAEKTLIMNFSIVDPFTDEPYERDPRQIARRAEEHLASTGIADTAYFGAEAEFYVFDDVRFATGPSGGYYHIDSIEAAWNTGRAEDGGNRGYKPRFKGGYFPVPPVDHFADIRDRMVLDLAQVGLDVERAHHEVGTAGQQEINYKFNTLLHSGDDLMKFKYVIKNSAWASGKTATFMPKPLFGDNGSGMHTHQSLWKDGEPLFYDENGYGGLSDIARWYIGGLLQHGPALLAFTNPSMNSYHRLVPGFEAPINLVYSARNRSACVRIPITGSSPKAKRVEYRVPDPSANPYLAFSAQLMAGLDGIKNRIEPPEPVDKDLYELPPDELADIAQLPTSLPDVLDALEDDHAFLTEGEVFTEDLLGAWVDYKRANEITPMRLRPHPHEFELYFDI; encoded by the coding sequence ATGTTCAGCAATGCCGATGAGGTGCTCGCCTACATCAAGGACGAGGACGTCAAGTTCATCGATGTCAGGTTCTGCGACCTGCCCGGTGTGATGCAGCACTTCAACGTCCCGGCGGCAGGCTTCGATCAGGACGCGTTCGACACCGGCCAGATGTTCGACGGGTCCTCGATCCGCGGCTTCAAGTCGATCCACGAGTCCGACATGAAGCTCATCCCGGACCCGCAGACGGCATACGTCGACCCGTTCCGCGCCGAGAAGACGCTCATCATGAACTTCTCGATCGTCGACCCCTTCACCGACGAGCCCTACGAGCGCGACCCGCGGCAGATCGCGCGCCGCGCCGAGGAGCACCTCGCCTCGACCGGCATCGCGGACACCGCCTACTTCGGCGCGGAGGCCGAGTTCTACGTCTTCGACGACGTGCGCTTCGCGACCGGCCCGAGCGGCGGTTACTACCACATCGACTCCATCGAGGCGGCGTGGAACACCGGGCGCGCGGAGGACGGCGGCAACCGCGGCTACAAGCCCCGCTTCAAGGGTGGCTACTTCCCGGTGCCGCCGGTGGACCACTTCGCCGACATCCGTGACCGGATGGTCCTCGACCTCGCGCAGGTCGGCCTGGACGTCGAGCGCGCGCACCACGAGGTGGGCACCGCCGGCCAGCAGGAGATCAACTACAAGTTCAACACCCTCCTGCACTCCGGCGACGACCTGATGAAGTTCAAGTACGTCATCAAGAACAGCGCCTGGGCCTCCGGCAAGACCGCGACCTTCATGCCCAAGCCGCTCTTCGGCGACAACGGCTCGGGGATGCACACGCACCAGAGCCTGTGGAAGGACGGCGAGCCGCTCTTCTACGACGAGAACGGCTACGGCGGCCTGTCCGACATCGCCCGGTGGTACATCGGTGGCCTGCTGCAGCACGGCCCGGCGCTGCTGGCCTTCACCAACCCCTCGATGAACTCCTACCACCGTCTGGTGCCGGGCTTCGAGGCGCCGATCAACCTGGTCTACTCGGCCCGCAACCGCTCGGCCTGCGTCCGGATCCCGATCACCGGGTCCTCCCCCAAGGCCAAGCGCGTGGAGTACCGCGTGCCGGACCCCTCGGCGAACCCCTACCTGGCCTTCTCGGCCCAGCTCATGGCCGGGCTGGACGGGATCAAGAACCGGATCGAGCCGCCGGAGCCGGTGGACAAGGACCTCTACGAGCTCCCGCCGGACGAGCTCGCCGACATCGCCCAGCTGCCGACCTCGCTGCCGGACGTGCTGGACGCCCTCGAGGACGACCACGCCTTCCTCACCGAGGGCGAGGTCTTCACCGAGGACCTGCTCGGCGCCTGGGTCGACTACAAGCGGGCCAACGAGATCACCCCGATGCGCCTGCGGCCGCACCCGCACGAGTTCGAGCTGTACTTCGACATCTGA
- a CDS encoding UbiA family prenyltransferase, giving the protein MGEAPGVGARATRLRAAVRLSRPDQVLLVLMVGGVGWVAGTSGAATRWWSVPTNGTGMATSGVGLPAGGLALTVLVVAAVAVSVHAINEFADVGTDARTVRTRFSGGSGALAEHGLPAVLALRVAVAAAVVASALTAFGVLSGLVTGLVALLLGLGLVGGWAYSVGPWPFSRHGWGEVVNALLGGLLLPATGAVVAGAAPGAAALAFVPFALLTFVNLLETQWADRTADRAVGKHTLASRLSPTTLRRTGAVAAATAYLLSLVVHPWPVALAGLLAAPLSWYAVRRLGHGPPGPAVAAMILFLLLQGAAWLILV; this is encoded by the coding sequence GTGGGTGAAGCCCCGGGGGTCGGGGCGAGGGCGACACGGCTCCGCGCGGCGGTCCGGCTGAGCCGGCCCGACCAGGTGCTGCTCGTCCTGATGGTCGGCGGCGTGGGATGGGTCGCGGGCACCAGCGGAGCTGCGACCCGGTGGTGGTCCGTGCCGACCAACGGCACGGGGATGGCGACGAGCGGCGTCGGTCTGCCGGCGGGCGGCCTCGCGCTGACGGTGCTCGTCGTCGCCGCTGTCGCGGTGAGCGTGCACGCTATCAACGAGTTCGCCGACGTCGGGACCGACGCTCGGACGGTGCGGACCCGCTTCTCCGGGGGCAGCGGGGCGCTCGCGGAGCACGGGCTGCCGGCGGTCCTCGCCCTGCGCGTGGCCGTCGCGGCAGCCGTGGTTGCGAGTGCGCTGACGGCGTTCGGCGTGCTGTCCGGCCTGGTCACCGGTCTCGTCGCGCTGCTGCTGGGTCTCGGCCTGGTCGGTGGGTGGGCCTACTCGGTCGGGCCGTGGCCCTTCTCCCGGCACGGCTGGGGCGAGGTGGTCAACGCCCTGCTCGGCGGGCTGCTCCTGCCGGCCACCGGCGCCGTGGTCGCCGGGGCTGCACCGGGCGCGGCGGCACTGGCCTTCGTCCCCTTCGCCCTGCTGACCTTCGTCAACCTGCTCGAGACCCAGTGGGCCGACCGGACCGCCGACCGTGCCGTCGGCAAGCACACCCTCGCCTCCCGGCTGTCCCCGACGACGCTGCGGCGCACCGGGGCAGTCGCCGCGGCCACGGCATACCTGCTGAGCCTGGTCGTGCACCCGTGGCCGGTCGCGCTCGCCGGCCTGCTGGCCGCACCGCTGTCCTGGTATGCCGTCCGCCGGCTCGGCCACGGCCCGCCCGGCCCGGCCGTGGCCGCCATGATTCTCTTCCTGCTCCTGCAGGGTGCGGCCTGGCTGATCCTCGTGTGA
- a CDS encoding class I SAM-dependent methyltransferase, translated as MDRYGPLMARTYDVLSGEPVYAVGRRLAIPALGLREGERVLDVGCGTGLNLPALLRDVGPTGTVVGLDRSPAMLDAARRKASSRPDAAQLRLVEGDMADRHVLAEAAGGSPFDAVILTYSLSLTPDPRAAWSALRSVLRPGSRVAVVDMARPSGRAAWAAPVARLACWLGGADIDAHPWTVIEPELAGARSWRRRGGHVRVCVGTLRG; from the coding sequence GTGGACCGTTACGGCCCGCTCATGGCGCGCACCTACGACGTCCTCTCCGGTGAACCGGTCTATGCCGTGGGGCGGCGCCTGGCCATCCCGGCGCTGGGGCTGCGCGAGGGGGAGCGGGTCCTGGACGTCGGCTGCGGGACCGGTCTCAACCTGCCGGCCCTGCTCCGCGACGTGGGCCCGACCGGGACGGTGGTGGGCCTGGACCGCAGCCCGGCGATGCTGGACGCGGCGCGGCGCAAGGCGTCCTCGCGCCCGGACGCCGCCCAGCTGCGTCTCGTGGAGGGGGACATGGCCGACCGGCACGTGCTGGCCGAGGCCGCCGGCGGGAGTCCCTTCGACGCGGTGATCCTCACCTACTCCCTCTCCCTGACCCCGGACCCGCGGGCGGCCTGGAGCGCCCTCCGGAGCGTGCTGCGGCCGGGGTCGCGGGTCGCCGTCGTCGACATGGCCCGCCCCTCCGGGCGCGCGGCGTGGGCCGCGCCGGTGGCCCGGCTGGCCTGCTGGCTCGGCGGCGCCGACATCGACGCCCACCCCTGGACGGTCATCGAGCCGGAGCTCGCCGGGGCACGGTCCTGGAGGCGGCGCGGCGGCCATGTCCGGGTGTGCGTCGGGACCCTGCGTGGGTGA